Sequence from the bacterium genome:
CTGCCACCACTCCCACATCGGCCACTCGGCGAAGGCGGCCGCTGGCCGGGCGACCACCGCGACGCGGCGGCGCCCCGCTTCGACCCTCGGGGGATCGGGCGGGGCGCCGCTTCACTTGTGCCGCCGGGGAGCGGGCACCTGCCCGCCGCCCGGCTTGTCGCTTACTCGGCCGGTCGCAGGCCGGCGAGGCGTGGGATGGCGTTCGGGTACAGCACGAAGCCCTCGACCGTGTCGCGCATGGCGATCTTGTAGTCGGGCAGTGCCAGGAACACCCACGGGGCGTCGTCCACGATGATGCGCTGGGCCTCCTCGAAGGTCCTGGCGCGCTCCTCGCGGTCCAGGATTCCCCAGCCCTCGTTGATGATCTGGTCGACCCGCTCGTTCACGTACTGGGTGTAGTTGCCGAACACACCCGACAGCAGGAACACCGACAGGGTGTAGTTCGGATCGTCGATCCAGGGCAGACCCTCGTCGATGAACATCTGCATCCGGTTCTCACCCACCTTGCGCTCGGCGTAGACCGGCGAGGGCAGCTTCTCGATCTCCACGTCCATGCCGATCTCGGACAGGTGCGCCTGGATGCGCACGGCGATCAACTCGTGCTCGCCCTTGGCGGAGTCGATCGACAGGACCACCGTGGAGCCGTCGTAGGAGCTTCCGTCCAGCAACTCCTGCGCCTTGGCGAGGTCACGCCGGTAGCCGATGCTGTCGCCCAGGCTCGAGTACGAGCCGGGGGCGATGGGGCCGTAGAGGCGCTGGGCCTCGCCCTTGTAGACGTTGTTCAGGATGTCGTCGTAGTCCACGGCGTAGGACACGGCCTGGCGCACGGTCTTGTCGTCGAACGGGGCGATCTGGTTGCCCATGCCCATGTAGGCCAGGTTCTTGGACGGGAACCGCTGCACGGTCACGCCTTCGGCGCCCTCGAGGGCGGCGAAGTCCTCGGTGCCCAGGGCGATGGCCACGTCGATGACCCCTGCCTTCAGCAACTGCACGCGCTCGGCGTTGGACGGGATGATCTTCCAGATGATCCTGTCGTAGGCCTGCGGCTCGAAGGAGTAGTTCTCGCGCGCCTCGAAGACGACTTCCTGGTCGGGAACGCGGCTGACGAGGCGGAAGGGACCGCTGGCGTTGTCCACGTTGCGGGAGAAGTACTCCATGGCCCACGGGTCGTCCTCGGTGGCGTTCTCCTTGATGACCTTCGGATCGATGATCGCCGAGGAGGTCATGTAGAAGTGCTCCATCACCATCGGGCTCGCCTCGGACGAGGTGAACCGGAGGGTGTACTTGTCGAGAACCTCCGGCGGCTCCTGGATGAAGGCGATGTTCCGCAGCAGCCAGTTGGCCCCGCCGGGCGTGTTGAGGTTCCGCTCGGTCATGAAGCGCACCGTCTCGGCGGTGACCTCCGTGCCGTCGTCGAAGAGGACGCCCGGGCGCACCTTGATGGTGTAGGTGAGCCCGTCGGGGTGCGCCTCCCAGGACTCGAAGTAGCGGGGCATCAGGTCGCCCGCCGCGCCGATGAGGGCGCCGTTCTGCTCCACGGTCCTGTGGAGCACAGGCGGCTCGTACACCAACTCGAGCGCCTCGTGGGCGCGGATGAAGTTGGCGCAGCACGTGTCCAGCGTCTCGATGTCACCCGGGACACCGACCACCAGGACGCGTTCCTCCTCCGCCTCCTCCGGCGCCGGCGCCGTCGCCGCGGCCTGTGCTTCGGCTGCCTCCACGGCGGCCGCGGCGGCGTCCGCAGCCTCGTCCGCCTCGGCCTGTGCGGCTGCGGCATCCGCGCGGGCTTCCTCGGCGGCGGCCTGGGCGGCGGCCAGGTCGGCCTCGGCCTGTGCCACGGCCGCCTGGTTGC
This genomic interval carries:
- a CDS encoding ABC transporter substrate-binding protein, whose translation is NQAAVAQAEADLAAAQAAAEEARADAAAAQAEADEAADAAAAAVEAAEAQAAATAPAPEEAEEERVLVVGVPGDIETLDTCCANFIRAHEALELVYEPPVLHRTVEQNGALIGAAGDLMPRYFESWEAHPDGLTYTIKVRPGVLFDDGTEVTAETVRFMTERNLNTPGGANWLLRNIAFIQEPPEVLDKYTLRFTSSEASPMVMEHFYMTSSAIIDPKVIKENATEDDPWAMEYFSRNVDNASGPFRLVSRVPDQEVVFEARENYSFEPQAYDRIIWKIIPSNAERVQLLKAGVIDVAIALGTEDFAALEGAEGVTVQRFPSKNLAYMGMGNQIAPFDDKTVRQAVSYAVDYDDILNNVYKGEAQRLYGPIAPGSYSSLGDSIGYRRDLAKAQELLDGSSYDGSTVVLSIDSAKGEHELIAVRIQAHLSEIGMDVEIEKLPSPVYAERKVGENRMQMFIDEGLPWIDDPNYTLSVFLLSGVFGNYTQYVNERVDQIINEGWGILDREERARTFEEAQRIIVDDAPWVFLALPDYKIAMRDTVEGFVLYPNAIPRLAGLRPAE